ttagaaacttagaaactggaagaagaaaaacagtttctattttgagaaagtttaactctttggtggtctaaacctattctaatgactttgataattttatttgaggatcctaagcatcttatatacatgttatattattattttgaagatatttgatgttagtttcaaagatatgaaattttatacaaagagatattcagataagccaaagtgtggatgttcttggctaaatttatgttttggttaatttttaaccatgtgatcttgaattagaagcttatatatgttttaggacatctttttaaaccatgtgatggtttggtttgaagatcacatatttataagtcatagatcaaaaggttgatcaaaacaagttagaaacaaaaatcaatagaaatagcatatgagaatttcggccctatggagttttaatagttgtgattagttttaaatttttctaaattgatatttgagttgaggataaaatttacatgaggcatgtaaattttggtgacttttggagttagtatgcaaaatccttaagttatgggtaaaatggtcattttcctacatatagaaagtaaaatggaaattttactctttaagttagtatttttccatatttcaaattattagtgatttagtaataacttttagaatcactaattacagttcctcgtgatcgcgcttgaggttttataagaaacgcggagatcgaggtaagttagcttttaacttactagcagtctactgtgtatgtatgctaagtaaaagaactacagtgtatgtatgtatgttatcatatgtgtcatgccatgtcaagttatcatgtaattgtctattatacagaatttattctgtcatcaatttttatctgttacataatatattctgttatgtattactgtacattacaagtacgtcatgctaagtatgtcatctattacatgtaagtcaagtcatgtaatattcactgttgcaagtatgtcatgttaaatatgttgtctattatatgttatgccatgttacgaaatgtttctatctcaagttggtcatgtattctaagttatgttcaagtcacgttatgttacgtcaggacttcagtcctttcgtattccagtcacgtttcatcttgagtatattcagtttatgtagaatacatggggccacaacaactgtggagtatgtatttacacatagaatacatggggccacaacaactgtggagtatgtatttaactgcattgtgatgtgtagaatgcatggggccacaacaactgtggagtatgtatttacacatagaatacatggggccacaacaactgtggagtatgtatttttcatgttaagtcaagtctgtgtagaatacatggggccacaacaactgtggagtatatattttcatgttaattcaagtttcagagcaagttcatgctaagtcaagttgcaagtcaagttcagttcatgtttcaatttaagttatgtcaattatgctatgttgtactccaagttatgctttaatttcttatgaatttgattatacatttatgcttttactgacatccatgcatcattagcttgtgtggaagttttttgttaacttactgagatttgtaatcaaatctcactttggtagtcccaactaccattccccccgaatggtagatcttgttacaggacctgaaggagaatctggagctgatcaactagacacagttgactaagtgacggtgcgacataaatgttgatatagtaattaacgtaaattactacttgtacgattgagttgcatctctactactttttggatcataaccattttggactagtgttgtgatcttagttgttcaatggatttttatgtatgaagtatgttttaagcatttgggatattttcaatttggtgcatagtattgctaaagacaaaaaaaatttatccgctgcgaatattgcatattgttagatgcatgttaggaatattgcatcttatatgtcatgaacgggggcaggtaaccttgtgttgcatgtctcgacgcttcaaatgtccgtccgatcccaaacggaatttgggggcgtcacaggatgGGACCTTCTAAACAGTTTTGGGAAAGGGATAGTTTGGTTAGAGAAGTGAGGTGACCTAGTTCTTTAGGAATGGAGTCAGAAAGTTTATTTCCCCAAAGATTCAAAAATGTaagatttctcaaattttccaaagaaaaaggGATGTGACCTTCTAAACGGTTTTTGAAAAGTTGAAGCCAGGCTAGAGAGCTTAGGTGGCCTATTTCCTGTGGGATTTTTCCTGACATTAGGTTGACAGACAAATCAAGATAGATGAGTTTAGATAGGTCGCTAATTTGAGGCGGAATGTTCCCAAATAAAGCGTTCATAGAGAGATCAAGATACTCGAGATTtggaaaagacaaaaaagaaaatccatGAAGTGTACCTTGTAAGCCAAAGCTAGTAAGGTTCATTCTGACAACACTTCCAGCAGGATTGCAAGAAATACCAAACCAAGTACAAAGATCCGTACTGTAGTTTGAATTTGCAGAAGCATTGGGAAGAGAAGTCCATAAACGTAGGCGAGATTGAGTTTGGTTTGAAAGGGTATTTTTCCATTTGAGAAGAGCAATAACTTCTTCAGCAGAAGCTGAATCAGCATTTGATGATAAAACCACATGATGAACAAACAGGAACAAGGAGAGTAGGGTGCAAACTTTCCTGAAAGTTGATGTTGCCATTCTTATGTCGTGTAGAGTTTATTAGTTAATAGCGTTATTTATAACCACCACCTGAACTTTGCCTATCTCTTTCCCTTTATTCTATTTTCCATAGGACTTTATGCAACCGAATCAAACTTGAAAAGTCTTTTGGATTCTCATGTTAGGTAAGGATCTCACTCGTTAAAAGCAAGGGCCTTTATTTACGTATGTATTACTCACTCTGCCGTGTGTGCCCCTTCTACACTTCTACTTTCCTAATAGTGAGTCAAGCTTTGTCTTTATTTTGTAGGCCATCGAAGTCTTCGCCTAGTTTCTTTTGggttaaatgaattaaaaagataatagTACTCTACTGCATATAATTAGGGGGTGATATATCGGTGCACTTAAACAAATGTTGATGTTTGCGTGCTAATGTTATATCATCCTAAAAGATAAGACCGGTTATAAAATGTACGTTCTCTGAAAGCAATTAACAAAGTAATAACAAATTGACTTGCTGAATCCTATCTGAGGTCGTCCATTagtaaaaggaaaattttatgtgcagtcatttttacggactcttttgtgcactccagtgatatgattggttgtgtattaaaaaaaaattaatccagccaatcatatcagtggagtacgcagggagtgcacaaaaatgactgtatgtagcattactcttaataaaatataaaaaaaggtaccatataaaataattgacaaTGGAAAGCTGCTAATGGTGTAGGGACTgatacctttttttatttttttaaatttgctttTTCCTCTGTTACAATCAGTCTGGCTCGAAAAAAGGTGGATTGAAAATGAGGTATGAATGCAAAACTTAGTGTGATGTGGGGTTTTCGGAAAGTTTAAAAAGAAGCTGTATAATAGATGTAATGAAAAAGACCATGGGGTTGGATGTCGTGGTGTGGGAGCTGGGATTAGTAAAGGTAACCAGCTTTAAGCatccttatatttttattttaatgctttaatttcgtttttttcatattaaatttagaaagaaaaaatgccATCTGAGAATGCCCATGTTTTTTCAGGGAACAGCACAAGCACCGTCCAATTTGGCTACAAGTTTACAGCCCCGCACATAGAAAAGTAACTGAGTCCTCTGTCCAAAAACTTCGCCATTTATTTTTGGCTTCGGCAGCAcaaatctctttctttttttgtcttttttttttctttctttttttaatcttttcaatgGATCGAGCACCTTTTCTTTTGACATTTTTCGATTGAACACTTGAGTTAAGAAGTACACAACATTTCACTTAAAAACGCCACTCCAGAAGATTGGACTGAGATATTAAAATCGATTGAAACTACATTTAGATGCTttctagtaaaaaataaaatattgaaataattagCAAGTATTGTCCTAATTAGCAAGTCTTCTTGAAATGATTTTCTTGGTGCAACTTCATTTGACAGATGACCCTAGGAGACTGCAGTTTGAGCTGCTGCTAATACTTCAAAAATCATGTGCATAGTTGGCCAAGATTGTGGAAGGACATTTAAGCATTCAGTAGTAATCTCTACAACCCTTATGAGCTCGGCCTCAACTTGGGGTGTTGGAAATTGAAGGCGTTGGTCCAACACATCTTTCAGTTGAATGCCCATCTCAACTCATGGATTAGATGACTTAACAAAGGAGATAAAATCACCCGGATATTTCCCATTATCGCTATTGAGGCTACTCTGCTTGCAGCATCACAGCAGCAAATAACCAGCACACAAGAGGAGTGTGACACAATGGCACTGTTGGACTTTTTGCTCCTTTGGTtagtcccacatgggtgggaaatgggaaggagcaagctctcaaggcttataaataagaggcttagcctcttagtttaagtgcaccagtcaaatgcttagctagtaacttttgactctag
This genomic interval from Carya illinoinensis cultivar Pawnee chromosome 10, C.illinoinensisPawnee_v1, whole genome shotgun sequence contains the following:
- the LOC122279498 gene encoding probable leucine-rich repeat receptor-like protein kinase At1g35710 — encoded protein: MATSTFRKVCTLLSLFLFVHHVVLSSNADSASAEEVIALLKWKNTLSNQTQSRLRLWTSLPNASANSNYSTDLCTWFGISCNPAGSVVRMNLTSFGLQGTLHGFSFLSFPNLEYLDLSMNALFGNIPPQISDLSKLIYLDLSVNLMSGKIPQEIGHLSSLAWLQLFKNRLEGHIPFSLENLRNLTFLNLWGNKLSDSIPKELGHLTSLTKLSLSQNCLEGPIL